The Candidatus Neomarinimicrobiota bacterium genome includes the window CCCGGTAACTTTTCTCCCCATATCAAATCCCGGATTGGGGCACCCCCTTTAGCAATCTTTCCGCTCCCCTCAACTTTAGGGGGGGATTCCCTGAGCCGGGTTTGGCACGACTCTTGTTGCTTTCTCGATTGACATGAGGCAAGAGGACTGTCTGCCATGAAAATTTTTGAGAATCAGCCTGCGGTCCTGTTGAAGCGTTCGCTGGATCTGCTGATGCGGCATCATCGCAACATTGCGGAGAACGTGTCGAACCTCAACGCCGTCGGCTATGAACGGAAGCCCACTCGTTTCCTGGATGCGCTATCGGAAGCTCAACGCCGGAGTATACTGCGCACCAGCGATCCCCGTCATATTATCCCGGACCCGGCGGAGATAGAGCCGCCGGAATGGGAGCGGGGACCGGTGGGGATCACCCGGGAAATGGCTGACCTCGCGCAAAATCAGATCCGGTATGATTTCTCTACGCGGGCCATGCGGCGCAAGTTCGAGGATTTGACCAAGGCTATCACGGGCCGTATCCGCTGATTCTTGAAGGGAAAATGCAATGAAGATTCAAGGTTTGTTCACTGTTTTCGGTCATGTAGCCAGAGGTTTGACCAGCGAGCTGGCCCGTTTGGAAACCGTCTCGGAAAACATTTCCAACGCCAACCAGGTGGCTGCGGACGGCGAGCCCCTTTATCACCGCAAATCGGTGGATCCGCGGCCGCGGAAGGAGCCCTTCCGGTCATTTTTAAGGGAGAAAACGCTGAGCTTGAGGCGTACCAGTCGTTCCCATCTGCCGGGGATCGGCGAACGCACCGGCTGGTACGGTGAGCCCTGGCCCGAGGTAAAGACGATTGAGCACCCCAATGAGCGCTTGATTTATGACCCGACCCACCCCAAGGCCAATGCCCAGGGGTATGTACGCACACCGGACATCAATGTGGTCCAGGAAATGATGGAAATGATCACCTCCACGCGGTCGTATGAGGCCAACACCACCGTGCTCAACGCCGCCAAGCAGGTGGCCAAGCGAACCCTGGAGCTCTGAGCGGCGAATGGAGATTAAGCACACACTGTTGCAGGGATTGCTCCAGACAGTAACCGAGGGCTTGCACCAGCCTCAGCAAGCACCGGGGTCCCAGCTTGCCAGTCCGGTCCCGGACCAGATGGAAGCTTCCCCGGAACTAGCGCTGGATCTCGAACCAGATTACAATCCAGCCCGGTCAGTGGAGACAGAAAATAATTCCAGTATTCTAACTTCCGGTGAGAAGGAAATCATTGAGCTGTTTTTCAATGATCAATCCGGGGTGAATGCAGCCAGCTATGGAGCCCGGCCGCCTAAACCGACAGTTCTCGGAAATTTTGTTGATGTGAAGGGATAAAATGAAGATTCCAGAAAATCCAATGCGTATTGGTCCTAAAAGCCTCCCGGAACCTACCAGTCCTCAGCAGCGAAAGGACAAGCCCGGAGATGTCCGGTTCAGTGACCAGCTGCGAGAGTTGCTATATTCCGTAAATGCCAAGCAGGCCGAAGCCAACGAGGAAGTCAGCAAGGTCGTCACGGGCGAATCGGAGGATCTTCATAACGCTATGATCGCCCTGGAGGAAGCCAGCATCAGCTTCCAGCTAATGTTGGAGATCCGGAATAAGATGCTGGAGGCATATCAGGAAATCAACCGAATGAACATTTAACACAAGCGAGCGGGGTAGTAAGCCATGCCACCGTTTTTACAGCAGATCAGGACCTTTCTGCAGCAATTCAGTGTCGGACAGCGCGTGGCGCTGTTCACCATTTTAATCGCTGTGGTCAGCGCCCTCATCGTCCTATCCTTATGGGCCAACCGGCCCGAATATGCGTTGCTCTACAGTGATCTGGCACCGGAAGATGCCAACCAGATTGTGACCACCCTTCGAGACGATGGGGTTCCGTACCGCCTTGGAGCCAATGGTACGGCGGTGTACGTCCCTGCGGAACAAGTCTCAGAATACCGGCTCACCTTTGCCGCTCAGGGCGTTGTGACCGGCTCCGTGACCGGATTTGAGCTCTTCGATGAGCAGCGAATGGGAATGACGACTTTCATGCAGCGGGTGAACTATCAGCGAGCACTTGAGGGGGAGCTGGTGCGAACCATCAATCAGATGGAGGAGGTGCGACTGAGCAGGGTACATCTAGTGATCCCCGAGAAGAAGTTCTTTGAAGAGGGTGATATGGCTACGGCGTCGGTGGTCCTCCATCTGGAGCCGGGTGCATTTCTCTCTCCCAAGCGGATCAATGGTATTTCGGCGCTGGTAGCTAACAGCGTCCCCGATCTGGATGTAGAAAATGTTTCCATTATAGATGCTACCGGGAAGCTCCTTTCGGAGGTAATCCGGGAAGGTGACGAGGTTCCCATCGGGAGCCGGAACTGGGAAATCCGGCGTTCGG containing:
- the flgC gene encoding flagellar basal body rod protein FlgC — translated: MKIQGLFTVFGHVARGLTSELARLETVSENISNANQVAADGEPLYHRKSVDPRPRKEPFRSFLREKTLSLRRTSRSHLPGIGERTGWYGEPWPEVKTIEHPNERLIYDPTHPKANAQGYVRTPDINVVQEMMEMITSTRSYEANTTVLNAAKQVAKRTLEL
- the fliE gene encoding flagellar hook-basal body complex protein FliE, translated to MKIPENPMRIGPKSLPEPTSPQQRKDKPGDVRFSDQLRELLYSVNAKQAEANEEVSKVVTGESEDLHNAMIALEEASISFQLMLEIRNKMLEAYQEINRMNI